A segment of the Streptomyces sp. NBC_01235 genome:
CGTCCAGCTCCCGCTGGACACGAGCAAGGCGCCGGTCGCCCAGTCCTACGACGAGTACGGCAACCCGGAGACCGACACCGCGGCCACCCGCTACGGCTGGCTCGGCGGCAAGCAGCGCTCCAGCGACACCGTCACCGGCGCCACGCTCATGGGGGTACGGCTGTACGACCCCACCACGGGACGTTTCCTCTCCGTCGATCCCGTCCCGGGAGGTAACGCCAACGCCTACGAGTACTGCAACGGCGACCCCATCAACCACTACGACCTCGACGGCAGGTGGTGGCACTGGCGGCACTGGGCCCGAAGGGTCGGCGGTTTCGTGGCGAGGCACCAGACGTGGGTCTCGTACGGCCTGGCTTTCGGCTGCTCATTCGTCACGGAAGGATGGGGAGCACCAGCGTGCGCGGCAGGAGCAGGCGCAGTCACCGGCTGGATCGCCTACCGATACGGCACCAAGAGGCACAAGCGCCACATAGGTGGCTACTGGGCGAGCACTTGGCGAGGAGCCCGGGACGGACTGCTCGGCTACAGCGCCGGAAACGGCAAGAGGTACTACACCGGAGTGCGCAGGGGGTACAGCAGTGTCCGCAGATGGTGGCGGGGTGGGCACGGCGGGTACACGCACATATGGCCCCACTACTGACGGACGGGAACGAGATGGTCTCAGACCCGCGCGTGCACACACGCGCATGGGCGTCTAAGCATCCGATCTACACTGGATTGATCTTCGGGACGCTGTTCTATCTCGTGGAAATCCTGGCGACCGGAGATGCCCTCGGGGCCCTGCCGTTCGCCATGGCGATTGGAGCGATTTTCACCCTCACCGCTTTCGGTGAGCGGCGACGTCAACGGAAAGCGAAGCTGATCCGTAAGTAGCGGTCGCCGTTGAGCAGAAAGAAGACACCGCCGTCGGGCCATGGCCCGACGGCGGTGTTCTGCCGCTCTTTTCCGGCCGAGGCGTCCCTCGCGGCCCGAGCGGCCCGGATGAACACCCGCGACGGAAATGAGACACGGACGCAGTGGCTGACTTCAGTGGATTCGCCTACGGGATTCTGGCGGGAGTATGGATCGCGTCGGCGGTCGTCGAGGTGGCCGAGCGAAAGAAACGACCGACGGCATGGCCGCTCAGGGTGCTCATGGCCGCGTCCGCCGCCTTGGCGTTGGTCGCGTATGTCACGAGCGGTCGGTAGCGGCGGAAGAAGTGCCGAACGTGCACGCCGAGGGCCGCTTCCCCACCTCGCCCTCGACCCCGGCGCCTGGGCCGCCTTCCTCGCCGCGCTCTACGGCTGAGGGGACGACAGCGCCCACACCGACGTCAGCAGCGTTCCCGCGCACAGGGCGAAGGCCACCGCCGCGACCACGCTTGCGTCGGTCAGGACGAAGCCCGCGAGGACGCCGAGGGCGGTGCCGGACGCGGCGGTCACCGCGCCGCGCCACCACGGGCGGGCGGGGCGTACGACGGTGTCGGCGGGGAGGACGAACGCGTCCCGCAGGTCGGCCCGGACGGCGTCGTGGTCGTCGAAGGACATGAACATCGGCCGGTACCTGCGCAGCTTCCCGAGCGGGACCAGCCGGGTGCCGTCGGGAAGCGTGACAGCGGCCGGGCTCAGACTTCCGTTGCCCGCGCGGTGCACGCTCACCTCGACCTCGCCGGACGTCTCGTCGAGCACCGGATGCCACATGACGCGCTGCCAGTAGCGGGCGTCCTCGGGGGCCGTCAGCGACATCCAGGTCGTCATCGGGTCCCGCCATGCCGCCCGGCGTCGGCCGTAGCGGACGCGACCCGTCATCGGGAGGCCGGGCCGCCGCACCCGGAGGCGGAAGCGCAGGCCTCGCCAGACCCACACTGAGGTCAGGAGCAGGGCGGCCACTCCGCCCAGGACGACCGGGGCGATCAGGTCGTCCTCCGTTGCCGTCTCGTCCCCGTCGGCCGGGAAGCCCTTGGGGGCCGGGTCGTCGGGGTCGTAGGCCACCGGGAAGCGGGCGCCCTTGGTGTAGCGGTCCGTGTCGTAGACCGGGAAACGCTGGACGTGTGCATGCCCCTCGGCATCCGTCCAGCGCACTCGGATGTCCTCGTCGTCGCCGATGCCGTCCGCGACGACGACACCCGTGGCCGTTGCCGTGGCCCGGTCGCGGGCGTCGGCGTAGCGCTGGGCGTGCAGGCCCAGCCAGGCGGCGAACAGGGCGTAGCCGGTGAGGGTGACGGCCACGCCCAGGAGGCCCATGCGCAGGGCGGGTCCGGGGAGTCTCATACGGCCCACTCCTTCGGTTCGGCGGACGCCCACAGGGTGCGTACCGGTTCGGGGTCGCCGCCGCGCACGGCCTGGTCCAGCAGTTCGTGCAGGTCGACGACCCGGCCGTCGTCCGGCGCGGTGACGACCGTCGTGAGCCAGCGGCTGGTGTACGTCCAGCCCGCCGTGCACAGCACCTCCGCGAAGGGCGGGCTCACGGCACCGGCCAGGACGCTGCGGGTGAGCGCCGGGCGGACGGTCGCCGGCGCCCACCGCAACGAGGGTTCGATACGGCGGGCCAGCCGGGTCCAGGTGCCGTCGGCGAGGGCGTCCACGGCCGGCGCCACCGCCTCCGTCGAGCTGTCGCCGCCGACGGCGTCCAGGAGGACGAGGCGGGTGTCGAAGCCCAGTTCGCGCAGGCGGCTGTCCGGCAGGTCGAGGAGGCGTACCGGACTCACCTCGTCGTCGCGCGGCCCCTCGCCCGGATCCCAGTCCAGCCGGGTCAGCTCCAGCACGCACCACGCCTCGACGTCCGGCCCGGTCCGCAGGGTGAGCGGAGCCGTGCCGTACGGGCTCTCGACGTGCGCGGGCAGCGCGGCCACGCGGTGGTCGAGGGGCGGGTGGTCGGCCGTGGCGTACGGGTCGACGGCGTCCTCCTCGGCGGCGGCGCGGGCGGCCCGGCGGGCGACGTACGGGTCGCTCAGGGCGGCGTCGAGGGCGTCGTAGAAGTCCTCGGGCCAGGTGTCCTCCTCGGCCAGCGCCGACAGCCAGCCCTCGCCGAGCCCCTCGAACGCGGCATGCAGCAGGCCGGCCAGGCGCAGCGCCTCGGCGGTGGCCTCGGTGCCCGCGATCCGGGCGGCGTCGGCGTCGGCGGCCGTCTCCGCGCGCCAGAGCAGGGGCTGTGAGGCGCGCAGCAGGGGCGCGGCCAGGGGCGCGAGGGGACGGAAGCGGCCGTCGAGCCGCTCGGCGAGCACGGCGCGGGAGTACCGCAGCAGGTCGTGGCGCCGGTCGCCCACGTGCCGCTCGTGGGCCAGCTCGTGCGCGATCACGGACGCCAGCTGGGCCTCGGTCAGGTTGCGCAGGAGCGGCAGGCCGAGGAGGAGGACGCGGGTGCGTACGCCCGCGACCTTCGCGGGTCCCAGCGACGCCTGGACGACGGGCACGATCCGCACGAGGAGCGGCTCGCGGAAGCCGAGCCGCTCGGCCACGTCCCGCACCAACTCGGCCAGCTCGGGTTCGTCGGCGGGGCGCACCGCCCGGCCGGGCAGCGGGCCGTGTGCCGCCATGACGGCCCTGGAGATGCCGGTGGCCATCAGGAACAGCGGCACGGCCGCGGCCCACCCGGTATCCGACAGGAAGAACACGACGACCAGGCCCGTTCCGGCGACCGTCCTCGGCAGCCAGGCCAGCATGAGCATGGCGAGGCCGAGCAGCCACTCACGGGCTCTGCGGTCTTCGCCGGTGCCGGTGCCGGTGCCGGTGCCAATGCCGGCGTCTGTGTCTGCCTCTGCCTCTGTGGATATGGGGGCGTCCATGGTCTTCCTGTCGCGTTCCCGTCACATGGCCGGACGGTCGGCGGATTCTGACACGCGGGCACCCCCTGGCCGCACCTCAGTTATGCAAAACCTCCACGTCGCAGTGCAGCCGCCGCCCTGTCCCCACCTCGCGCACCGGCCCGGTCAGCCGCAGCCGGGCCGTCTCCCGCGCGTCCGCGCTGGACGTCCCCAACCGCAGCTCCAGCGCGCCCGGTTCGACCACGCGCCGCCCCGCACGGTCGGTGAACGCCGACAGGTCGGCGTGGAAGCGGAACGTCACCCGCGCCGACTCGCCCGCCGTCAGTTCCAGCCGCCGGTAGCCGATCAGCC
Coding sequences within it:
- a CDS encoding M48 family metalloprotease, encoding MDAPISTEAEADTDAGIGTGTGTGTGEDRRAREWLLGLAMLMLAWLPRTVAGTGLVVVFFLSDTGWAAAVPLFLMATGISRAVMAAHGPLPGRAVRPADEPELAELVRDVAERLGFREPLLVRIVPVVQASLGPAKVAGVRTRVLLLGLPLLRNLTEAQLASVIAHELAHERHVGDRRHDLLRYSRAVLAERLDGRFRPLAPLAAPLLRASQPLLWRAETAADADAARIAGTEATAEALRLAGLLHAAFEGLGEGWLSALAEEDTWPEDFYDALDAALSDPYVARRAARAAAEEDAVDPYATADHPPLDHRVAALPAHVESPYGTAPLTLRTGPDVEAWCVLELTRLDWDPGEGPRDDEVSPVRLLDLPDSRLRELGFDTRLVLLDAVGGDSSTEAVAPAVDALADGTWTRLARRIEPSLRWAPATVRPALTRSVLAGAVSPPFAEVLCTAGWTYTSRWLTTVVTAPDDGRVVDLHELLDQAVRGGDPEPVRTLWASAEPKEWAV